A genomic segment from Gopherus flavomarginatus isolate rGopFla2 unplaced genomic scaffold, rGopFla2.mat.asm mat_scaffold_44_arrow_ctg1, whole genome shotgun sequence encodes:
- the LOC127042464 gene encoding zinc finger and SCAN domain-containing protein 29-like — protein MPPRNKRAPAWTNAELQDLISVWGDEAVQTQLRSRRRNYDTYGQISQSMLRRGHERDALQCRVKIKEMRSAYCKAREGNRRSGAAPTTCRFYKELDAILGCDPTVNPRSTMESSEQGEVGDGVEDEYSDATGVEGDTPESQDTGSQELFSSPEETSQSQQLEADVDEEAEDRARDNSSNAAVSPASRRLQNLRRNPRKSKEELIKTVLNHYNRESRKTEEWRKSVQELRLTESRRQELSAKRIARQMMRLLSRQTKSFESLVAMQANIYRDNPQASKSNVPCPLCILKIALCSTQFLIIISCPQHL, from the exons atgcctccacgcaacaaacgagccccagcatggaccaatgcagagctgcaggatctaattagtgtgtggggagatgaggctgttcaaacacagctgcgctccagaaggagaaactacgatacctatggtcagatatcgcagtccatgctgagaaggggccacgaacgggacgccttgcaatgcagagtaaaaattaaggagatgaggagtgcatactgcaaagcccgtgagggaaaccgacgctcaggagcagcccccacaacctgcaggttttacaaggagctggatgccatccttgggtgtgaccccaccgtgaatcctaggagcacgatggagagttcagagcagggagaagtgggggatggtgtagaggatgaatacagtgatgctaCTGGCGTTGAGGGGGACACCCCGGAgtctcaggacacaggcagccaggagctcttctccagccctgaggagactagccagtcacagcagctggaagcggacgttgatgaggaagctgaggatcgtgctcgtg aCAACTCGAGTAATGCGGCTgtgtcaccggcctcacgtagattgcagaatttgaggcgcaatcctaggaaatcaaaagaggagctgatcaagaccgttctgaaccactacaacagggaaagtaggaagactgaggagtggagaaaaagtgtacaggaattgaggctgactgaaagcaggagacaggaattgtctgccaaaagaatagccaggcagatgatgagactcctgtctcgccaaaccaagtcttttgagtctcttgtagccatgcaggcaaatatataccgtgataacccacaggcttccaaaagcaatgttccttgtcccctgtgtatcctcaaaatagctttatgcagcacccagttccttattatcatcagctgcccccaacacctataa